The following are encoded in a window of Dryobates pubescens isolate bDryPub1 chromosome 34, bDryPub1.pri, whole genome shotgun sequence genomic DNA:
- the ACAD8 gene encoding isobutyryl-CoA dehydrogenase, mitochondrial — MAWRAAPRVAARLLLSPPRRGIASCIDPSTGLTEEQKEFQKVAFDFAAKEMAPHMAEWDQKEIFPVETMRRAAQLGFGGIYVKPDVGGSGLSRLDTSVIFEALSTGCTSTTAYMSIHNMCVWMIDTFGNEEQRHKFCPSLCSMEKFASYCLTEPGSGSDAASLLTSAERKGDTYILNGSKAFISGGGDTDVYVVMCRTGGPGPKGISCLVLEKGTPGLSFGKKEKKVGWNSQPTRAVIFEDCAVPVANRLGAEGQGFNIAMKGLNGGRINIASCSLGAAHACVLLAQEHLTVRKQFGEPLANNQYLQFRLAEMATRLVAARLLVRHAARALQEGREDAAVLCSMAKLFATDECFGICNQALQMHGGYGYLKDYAVQQFVRDIRVHQILEGTNEVMRMIVARNLLQV; from the exons atGGCCTGGCGAGCGGCTCCCCGCGTCGCGGCCCGGCTGCTGCTGTCGCCGCCGCGGCGGGGCATCGCCTCCTGCATCGACC catCCACTGGCCTGactgaggagcagaaggagtTCCAAAAGGTTGCCTTTGATTTTGCTGCCAAGGAGATGGCTCCTCACATGGCTGAGTGGGACCAGAAG GAAATATTCCCTGTGGAGACCATGAGGAgggcagcccagctgggcttcGGTGGCATCTACGTGAAACCAGACGTCGGTGGCTCGGGACTGTCACGACTCGACACCTCTGTCATCTTTGAAGCTTTATCAACAGGCTgcaccagcaccactgcttaCATGAGCATCCACAA catgtgTGTTTGGATGATAGACACCTTTGGCAATGAGGAACAGAGGCACAAGTTCTGCCCATCGCTCTGTAGCATGGAAAAATTTGCTTCTTACTGCCTGACTGAGCCAG GAAGTGGGAGTgatgcagcttccctgctgacCTCAGCTGAGAGGAAAGGGGACACCTACATCCTGAATGGCTCCAAG GCCTTCATCAGTGGAGGAGGTGACACTGATGTGTACGTGGTCATGTGTCGCACGGGAGGCCCAGGCCCCAAGGGCATCTCCTGCCTGGTGCTGGAGAAGGGGACACCAGGGCTCAGCTTTggcaagaaagagaagaag GTGGGCTGGAATTCCCAGCCAACTCGGGCTGTGATCTTTGAGGACTGCGCTGTTCCTGTTGCCAACCGGCTGGGAGCTGAAGGGCAGGGCTTCAACATTGCCATGAAGGGACTGAACGGAGGCAGGATCAACATTG CTTCCTGTTCCCTGGGGGCCGCTCACGCCTGCGTTCTGCTGGCTCAGGAGCACCTCACTGTGCGCAAGCAGTTTGGAGAACCCCTCGCTAACAATCAG taCCTGCAGTTCAGGCTGGCGGAGATGGCGACGCGGCTGGTGGCGGCGCGGCTGCTGGTGCGGCACGCGGCGAGGgcgctgcaggagggcagggaggacgcagctgtgctctgctccatgGCCAAGCTCTTTGCTACTGATGAGTGCTTTGGG ATCTGTAACCAGGCTCTACAGATGCATGGGGGCTATGGCTACCTGAAGGATTATGCTGTGCAGCAGTTTGTGAGAGACATCAGAGTGCACCAGATCCTGGAAG GTACCAATGAGGTGATGCGGATGATAGTGGCCAGGAACCTGCTACAGGTCTGA